The following are from one region of the Methanoculleus caldifontis genome:
- a CDS encoding DUF4013 domain-containing protein → MDYVRYLNESFDYTKEALWGRWVRWLLLLIASILFPFIYGYSVRVMSGAKPAPEPEGWIGLFIDGIKMIIISLVYTIPVYVLAAVSLLAYLVPVSSTTTPAGTSSGGLLSPELSIVVVLAILVLFVVAIIVCGILATFGVARFARTGRMGDAFRIGTLRDHIGRVGWLDVFIALVVLTVVIAIVQFVLMFIPVVGWFLLFLLSPAFIIFASRYIALVYESAPAPA, encoded by the coding sequence ATGGATTACGTCCGATACCTCAACGAGTCCTTCGACTACACAAAGGAGGCCCTCTGGGGCAGGTGGGTCCGCTGGCTCCTCCTGCTCATCGCCTCGATCCTCTTCCCGTTCATCTACGGCTACAGCGTCCGGGTCATGAGCGGCGCAAAACCCGCCCCCGAACCAGAAGGCTGGATCGGCCTCTTCATCGACGGCATCAAGATGATCATCATCTCGCTCGTCTACACGATCCCGGTCTACGTCCTCGCGGCCGTATCCCTCCTCGCGTACCTCGTCCCGGTCTCGTCGACGACGACCCCGGCGGGAACGAGCTCCGGCGGGCTTCTCAGCCCCGAACTCAGCATCGTCGTGGTCCTCGCCATCCTGGTCCTCTTCGTCGTCGCCATCATCGTCTGCGGCATCCTCGCGACCTTCGGGGTGGCACGGTTCGCCCGGACGGGAAGGATGGGCGATGCTTTCAGGATCGGCACCCTCCGCGACCATATCGGGAGAGTCGGGTGGCTCGACGTCTTCATCGCCCTCGTCGTGCTGACGGTCGTCATCGCGATCGTGCAGTTCGTCCTGATGTTCATCCCGGTCGTGGGCTGGTTCCTCCTCTTCCTCCTCTCGCCGGCGTTCATCATCTTCGCCTCCCGCTACATCGCCCTCGTCTACGAGAGCGCCCCGGCGCCGGCGTAA
- a CDS encoding EFR1 family ferrodoxin (N-terminal region resembles flavodoxins. C-terminal ferrodoxin region binds two 4Fe-4S clusters.) — translation MKTVIYYFTGTGNSLAAAKKIAGALGDCEVVPIASFTNTVGSITPDAGRVGIVCPVYFAGLPAMAASFAERLDLAAADYVFLVVTHGGGGGAAALRQLDGILRDRQGRGLDAGFTVHMPGNYILMYESPAGEKRDRLLDAAEAELDAIAGRVRQGERPKLPNSPVVRIVKALTYPWFRSHVHGDDRKFTVSEGCTSCGTCAAVCPAGNIEMVDGKPVWNHRCELCCGCIHLCPAEAIQAGRGTGKRQRYRNPSVGIAELKGQRGDEP, via the coding sequence ATGAAGACCGTCATCTACTATTTCACCGGGACCGGCAACTCGCTTGCAGCGGCAAAGAAGATCGCCGGGGCCCTCGGGGACTGCGAAGTCGTCCCGATTGCATCGTTTACGAATACCGTGGGGTCTATCACCCCGGATGCCGGCCGGGTCGGGATCGTCTGTCCTGTCTACTTCGCCGGGCTCCCGGCGATGGCGGCATCATTTGCAGAGCGGCTCGACCTCGCCGCGGCAGACTACGTCTTCTTGGTCGTCACGCACGGGGGAGGCGGAGGTGCCGCCGCCCTCCGGCAGCTCGACGGCATCCTCCGCGACCGGCAGGGCCGGGGGCTCGATGCCGGGTTCACGGTGCATATGCCGGGCAACTACATCCTGATGTACGAGTCGCCCGCAGGGGAGAAGCGGGACCGCCTGCTTGATGCGGCGGAGGCGGAACTCGATGCGATCGCGGGCCGGGTCCGGCAGGGTGAGAGGCCGAAACTCCCGAACTCGCCGGTCGTACGGATCGTCAAGGCCCTCACATACCCCTGGTTCCGCTCCCATGTCCACGGGGACGACCGCAAGTTCACGGTGAGCGAAGGGTGCACTTCGTGCGGCACCTGCGCGGCGGTCTGCCCGGCCGGCAACATCGAGATGGTCGACGGAAAACCTGTCTGGAACCACCGCTGCGAGCTCTGCTGCGGGTGCATCCACCTCTGCCCGGCGGAGGCGATCCAGGCAGGGAGAGGCACCGGGAAGAGGCAGCGCTACCGGAACCCCTCGGTCGGCATCGCGGAACTGAAAGGTCAGCGGGGAGACGAACCATGA
- a CDS encoding DUF4013 domain-containing protein gives MDYGTVISRSFEYTKDALVGKWMQWVILAVLSLVQGLTLSLIPLLSGYTVRILSGKTPAPEIDDWVRLFVDGWKLNIISLVYMLPAIIVFLIFGGLGAIGMLASEAAGGDPAAAGAAALSLIGGALIAVVVALIMSLIALFAILRFAHTDSLGEAFNFSAIFSHIGSLGWGTWIIAVIVLIVIAAVYGFVVGLLGAIPFIGFIIALFLNAAFAIFYARYLAQAYEEAPAPA, from the coding sequence ATGGACTACGGAACTGTAATCTCCAGGTCATTCGAGTACACCAAGGATGCCCTGGTAGGAAAATGGATGCAGTGGGTCATCCTGGCCGTCCTGTCGCTCGTGCAGGGGCTCACGCTCTCGCTGATCCCGCTCCTCAGCGGATATACCGTGCGTATCCTCTCAGGAAAGACGCCGGCTCCCGAGATCGACGACTGGGTCAGGCTCTTTGTCGACGGGTGGAAACTGAACATCATCTCGCTGGTCTACATGCTCCCGGCGATCATCGTCTTCCTGATCTTCGGCGGGCTCGGTGCAATCGGGATGCTCGCGAGTGAAGCAGCGGGCGGCGACCCGGCAGCAGCAGGCGCTGCTGCGCTGAGCCTCATCGGAGGCGCCCTCATCGCGGTGGTCGTCGCGCTCATCATGTCGCTCATCGCCCTGTTCGCCATACTGCGGTTCGCCCACACGGACAGCCTCGGCGAGGCGTTCAACTTCAGCGCGATCTTCAGCCACATCGGCAGCCTCGGCTGGGGAACCTGGATCATCGCGGTCATCGTCCTCATCGTCATCGCGGCGGTCTACGGGTTCGTGGTCGGCCTTCTCGGTGCGATACCCTTCATCGGCTTCATCATCGCCCTCTTCCTCAACGCGGCGTTCGCCATCTTCTACGCCCGTTACCTGGCCCAGGCCTACGAGGAAGCACCCGCTCCCGCGTGA
- a CDS encoding 4Fe-4S binding protein, giving the protein MTENTLSQKPRLSRQKIRKALLIVSFLLIPATIFYISPIVILMGAAKGIATGSLLLFAALAVLSLGVSRLWCGWLCPMGAWQEICSPVMKRTVKDGRRTLVKYGVTVLWLVLIAYLFIGAGAVSSRSIPFTAR; this is encoded by the coding sequence GTGACAGAGAACACTCTTTCACAGAAACCGCGACTCTCGCGCCAGAAAATCAGGAAAGCGCTGCTCATCGTCTCTTTCCTCCTCATTCCGGCCACGATCTTCTACATCTCGCCCATCGTCATCCTGATGGGGGCGGCCAAAGGCATCGCCACCGGCAGCCTGCTCCTCTTTGCCGCGCTCGCTGTCCTCTCGCTCGGCGTCTCCCGCCTCTGGTGCGGCTGGCTCTGCCCGATGGGAGCATGGCAGGAGATCTGTTCGCCCGTCATGAAGCGCACCGTCAAGGACGGCCGGCGCACCCTGGTCAAGTACGGCGTCACGGTGCTCTGGCTTGTGCTGATTGCGTACCTCTTCATCGGTGCCGGCGCGGTATCCTCGCGATCGATCCCCTTTACGGCACGGTAA
- a CDS encoding EFR1 family ferrodoxin (N-terminal region resembles flavodoxins. C-terminal ferrodoxin region binds two 4Fe-4S clusters.), with amino-acid sequence MKTVIYYFTGTGNSLAAARKIAASLGDCDVVGIASLADTAGAVIPDTDRVGIVCPVYDFGVPIMVAGFARRLDLSRANYTFAVVTMGGMGVSALHQLDGILRERQGRGLDAAFAVRMPANFPPLFRPPENRERDKVLIRADERLSEIAREIGSGRAVSPGFAPISRLVRALTCGPFAASARGAGEKFSVSDACTGCGTCTKVCPAGNLTLVDGRPAWGRQCEICCACLHFCPTEAIQLHVMLGTEGRGRYRHPDLTVADMEAQRGQNVPAPDTPAVQRRLPGTRGERPGEV; translated from the coding sequence ATGAAGACCGTCATCTACTACTTCACCGGGACCGGCAACTCCCTTGCCGCTGCAAGGAAGATCGCCGCATCCCTCGGAGACTGCGACGTCGTCGGAATCGCGTCGCTTGCGGATACCGCGGGCGCCGTCATCCCGGACACCGACCGGGTCGGTATCGTCTGCCCGGTCTACGACTTCGGGGTGCCGATCATGGTCGCCGGCTTCGCACGAAGACTCGACCTTTCGCGGGCGAACTATACGTTCGCGGTCGTCACGATGGGCGGCATGGGCGTCTCGGCACTTCACCAGCTCGACGGGATCCTCCGGGAGCGGCAGGGCCGGGGGCTCGATGCCGCGTTTGCGGTCAGGATGCCTGCCAACTTCCCGCCGCTCTTCCGGCCGCCGGAGAACAGGGAGCGCGATAAGGTCCTTATCAGAGCGGATGAGCGGCTCAGCGAGATCGCGAGGGAGATCGGGAGCGGCCGTGCCGTCTCCCCGGGGTTCGCACCCATCTCCCGGCTCGTGAGAGCCCTGACCTGCGGGCCGTTCGCAGCGAGCGCCCGCGGTGCGGGCGAGAAGTTCTCCGTATCGGACGCCTGCACCGGCTGCGGCACCTGCACGAAGGTCTGCCCGGCGGGCAACCTCACCCTCGTCGACGGTCGCCCGGCGTGGGGCCGGCAGTGCGAGATCTGCTGCGCCTGCCTCCACTTCTGCCCGACGGAGGCGATCCAGCTCCACGTGATGCTCGGGACCGAGGGCCGGGGGCGGTACCGACACCCGGACCTCACGGTTGCGGATATGGAGGCGCAGCGGGGGCAAAACGTGCCGGCTCCGGATACTCCGGCCGTGCAGAGACGGTTGCCTGGAACCCGGGGTGAGCGCCCGGGGGAAGTGTAA
- a CDS encoding 4Fe-4S binding protein, with translation MIVGFIFFGIFAVAFVMGRRGFCRVVCPIAALMIVGRKIRNAVGWPALQLAADAGRCIDCGKCSRACPMGLDVHGRVREGDMESAECILCAACADACPEGAITYAWTGRGP, from the coding sequence ATGATCGTGGGCTTCATCTTCTTCGGGATCTTCGCCGTCGCGTTCGTCATGGGCCGTCGCGGTTTCTGCCGTGTCGTCTGCCCGATTGCCGCCCTGATGATCGTCGGCCGGAAGATAAGGAACGCCGTCGGCTGGCCCGCCCTGCAGCTCGCCGCCGACGCCGGCCGCTGCATCGATTGCGGGAAATGCTCGCGGGCCTGCCCGATGGGCCTCGACGTCCACGGCAGGGTCCGGGAGGGGGATATGGAGAGTGCCGAGTGCATCCTCTGCGCTGCTTGCGCGGACGCCTGCCCGGAGGGGGCCATCACGTACGCGTGGACGGGGAGAGGGCCGTGA
- the ilvN gene encoding acetolactate synthase small subunit, protein MKSHTLSVLVENRAGVLSRVAGMFSRRGFNIESLAVGPCEEPNMSRITIVVNGDDGVVEQVTKQTNKLIDVIKVSDLTERESVERELALIKVAAESGTSRAEILQIAEIFRAQVVDVGSKTLVLQVAGDTGKIDALEKLLRQYGIKELVRTGKIALLRGAKTVKSSK, encoded by the coding sequence ATGAAGTCGCACACCCTGAGCGTTCTCGTCGAGAACCGGGCAGGCGTCCTGAGCCGGGTCGCCGGGATGTTCTCGCGGCGGGGGTTCAACATCGAGAGCCTCGCCGTCGGGCCCTGCGAGGAGCCGAACATGAGCCGGATCACGATCGTCGTGAACGGCGACGACGGCGTGGTCGAGCAGGTGACGAAGCAGACCAACAAGCTCATCGACGTCATCAAGGTCTCGGACCTGACGGAGCGGGAGAGCGTGGAGCGGGAACTCGCCCTCATCAAAGTGGCCGCCGAGTCGGGCACCTCCCGCGCCGAGATCCTGCAGATCGCCGAGATCTTCCGGGCCCAGGTCGTGGACGTCGGATCGAAGACCCTGGTCCTCCAGGTGGCCGGGGATACAGGGAAGATCGATGCGCTGGAGAAGCTCCTGCGCCAGTACGGCATCAAAGAGCTCGTTCGCACGGGTAAGATCGCTCTCCTTCGCGGGGCAAAGACCGTGAAGAGCTCAAAATAA
- a CDS encoding metalloregulator ArsR/SmtB family transcription factor, which yields MDDCNGCDPCTGLCKIAPEMAGAFKALGDANRLRIIHLLATDTTGTLGVSDLADILGISQPAASQHLKTLKSEGFVTSRREGFRVYFSFNRDRVLKFREHFDLMCGAVMDRCDRELVRKTAQKTSLNACVVFYSYTGVTRGVAERIRNACGCDLVEVKTVTGYSTFTAYTTGVLHSRRGVCDPILPDRIDVSRYDLLVIGTPVWAWKPAPAINAAVRALSGCEGKRAVVFCTNCGQPGETLPLLRSALASRGVEVAAAVSLTQEDLAARTAENDLIERIVEAYPLPVEDGQNTKTGLT from the coding sequence ATGGACGACTGCAACGGGTGCGATCCCTGCACCGGACTCTGTAAGATTGCCCCGGAGATGGCCGGGGCCTTCAAGGCCCTCGGTGATGCGAACCGGCTCCGGATCATTCACCTGCTCGCGACGGACACGACCGGGACGCTGGGCGTCTCCGACCTTGCGGATATACTCGGCATCTCGCAGCCGGCCGCCTCGCAGCACTTAAAAACGCTGAAGAGCGAGGGGTTCGTGACCTCGCGGCGGGAGGGGTTCCGGGTCTATTTCTCGTTCAACCGCGACCGGGTACTGAAGTTCCGGGAGCACTTCGACCTGATGTGCGGGGCCGTCATGGACCGGTGCGACCGCGAACTCGTCCGGAAGACGGCGCAGAAGACGTCGCTGAATGCCTGCGTCGTCTTCTACTCGTATACCGGCGTGACCCGGGGCGTCGCGGAGCGGATCCGGAACGCCTGCGGGTGCGACCTCGTCGAGGTGAAGACAGTGACCGGATACTCGACGTTCACGGCGTATACGACCGGGGTCCTGCACTCCCGCCGGGGAGTCTGCGACCCGATCCTCCCCGACCGGATCGACGTCTCACGCTACGACCTGCTCGTCATCGGAACGCCGGTCTGGGCCTGGAAACCCGCGCCGGCCATCAATGCCGCGGTCAGGGCGCTCTCGGGCTGCGAGGGGAAGCGGGCCGTGGTCTTTTGCACGAACTGCGGCCAGCCCGGCGAGACCCTCCCGCTCCTCCGCTCGGCGCTCGCCTCGCGGGGGGTCGAGGTCGCGGCGGCGGTCAGCCTGACACAGGAGGACCTGGCGGCCCGGACGGCGGAGAACGACCTCATCGAGCGGATCGTCGAAGCATACCCGCTCCCGGTTGAGGACGGACAGAACACGAAAACCGGATTGACGTGA
- a CDS encoding 2-isopropylmalate synthase gives MIVLFGESTRFFDTTLRDGEQTPGVCLTPAEKLEIATYLAEVGVHVIEAGSAAASVGERESIRAIADAGLAAECCTYVRALAGDIDLAADAGADSVHLVVPVSDLHIATKLRKTREQVCEMAWSAVEYAKSRGLIVELSGEDASRADQAFLAEVFREGVERGADRLCFCDTVGLLTPERAAAIIPPLLFAPLSIHCHDDLGFGLATTVAALRAGATCAHVTVNGLGERAGNTSLEELVMALEVLYGKKTGIRTEELYHLSTRVARLTGVPLATNKPIVGEMAFTHESGIHAHGVMRDASTYEPLQPERVGRKRRIVLGKHSGSAAVEAALREMGYAPDAAQLAEIVARIKQVGDTGMRITDADIMAIADTVMELEFTPCLALRQFTIVSGSNAMPTASVTMLVNGEEVTGAAVGTGPVDAAIRALQRSVADVGSVRLDEYTVDAITGGTDAVVDVSVKLSKDGKTVTSRGVRTDIIMASVEAVIVGMNRLLREEHEDRSQDSD, from the coding sequence GTGATTGTTTTATTTGGCGAATCGACACGCTTTTTTGACACCACGTTACGGGACGGCGAACAGACACCGGGTGTCTGCCTGACGCCGGCCGAGAAACTTGAGATTGCAACGTACCTCGCCGAGGTAGGCGTCCACGTCATCGAAGCAGGCTCCGCGGCCGCATCCGTAGGAGAGCGCGAGTCCATCCGCGCCATCGCCGATGCCGGGCTTGCCGCCGAGTGCTGCACCTACGTCCGGGCCCTTGCCGGGGACATCGACCTTGCCGCCGACGCCGGCGCCGACTCCGTCCACCTCGTCGTCCCGGTGAGCGATCTCCACATCGCCACGAAGCTTCGGAAGACCCGCGAGCAGGTCTGCGAGATGGCCTGGAGCGCCGTCGAGTACGCGAAGAGCCGCGGGCTTATCGTGGAACTTTCCGGCGAAGACGCGTCCCGCGCCGACCAGGCGTTCCTCGCGGAGGTCTTCCGGGAGGGGGTCGAGCGGGGAGCCGACCGGCTCTGCTTCTGCGACACCGTCGGGCTTCTCACGCCCGAGCGGGCCGCGGCGATCATACCGCCGCTCCTCTTTGCCCCACTCTCGATCCACTGCCACGACGACCTGGGGTTCGGGCTCGCAACCACCGTCGCCGCTCTCCGTGCCGGGGCCACCTGCGCCCACGTCACCGTCAACGGCCTCGGAGAGCGGGCGGGAAACACATCCCTCGAAGAACTGGTGATGGCGCTCGAGGTCCTCTACGGGAAGAAGACCGGGATCCGGACCGAGGAGCTCTACCACCTCTCGACCCGCGTCGCCCGGCTGACCGGGGTGCCGCTCGCGACCAACAAGCCGATCGTCGGCGAGATGGCCTTCACCCACGAGAGCGGGATCCACGCCCACGGGGTGATGCGGGACGCGAGCACCTACGAGCCGCTCCAGCCCGAGCGGGTCGGCAGGAAGCGCCGGATCGTCCTCGGGAAGCACTCCGGGTCGGCAGCGGTCGAGGCCGCCCTCCGCGAGATGGGGTATGCCCCGGATGCAGCGCAACTCGCCGAGATCGTCGCCCGGATCAAGCAGGTCGGGGATACCGGGATGCGGATCACCGACGCCGACATCATGGCGATCGCCGATACCGTGATGGAACTCGAGTTCACGCCCTGCCTCGCACTCCGCCAGTTCACCATCGTATCGGGGAGCAACGCGATGCCGACCGCTTCGGTGACGATGCTCGTCAACGGCGAGGAGGTCACCGGCGCCGCAGTCGGGACCGGACCGGTGGATGCCGCTATCCGCGCGCTCCAGCGATCGGTCGCAGACGTCGGAAGCGTACGGCTCGATGAATACACCGTCGACGCGATAACGGGCGGTACCGACGCCGTCGTCGACGTATCGGTGAAACTCAGCAAGGACGGAAAGACCGTGACATCGCGAGGTGTGAGGACCGACATCATCATGGCGAGCGTCGAAGCAGTTATCGTCGGGATGAACAGATTACTCAGGGAAGAGCATGAAGACCGGAGCCAGGACTCTGATTGA
- a CDS encoding sodium:solute symporter family protein, which produces MADALTLALIVLYFVVLVGIGSWASKKIHSTEDYILAGRSLGFWVFTILIVCSICSGMTLLGVSGFGYASGWPGIWEQIFVPLAAAFCIIFFGVKLNAIGKTRGYLTVQDYLAERFESPRALRGLSAIAGIVVSLIYLVGQYAAISIVLVWLFEIPHWEALLISGVIITAYTVVGGLYAVSWTTLFQGGILILGVLLMAPAVIMSAGGLEHINTVLAGVDPNFVEPWFPSPAYAPYAYATPEFLVSFGILLMVGLACAPHVINNVLAAKEARFFKWAPLIAFGIYAVVMFFVKFSGFAVRSLVEEGTLVLPQAVNAQDYSFIVGVEHAMPSVAFWAFFAVIVLAAVMSTTDRLMLTVGTSFAWDVYKNILRPSASDKEVLLVSKVAIVLGAGGTLLLAINPPAMLAWLIWMGIGVMLATFAVPLLAGLYWRGATGQGAIASMATGLVAAGVFGYYSKFVGSLPVHFSLYALILSAVAMVVVSLMTAKNSAEILDNTRTGWFIQSPGQPSRKSSPGETLFVDQDSPRRQ; this is translated from the coding sequence ATGGCGGACGCACTGACGCTCGCCCTGATCGTGCTCTACTTTGTCGTGCTCGTCGGCATAGGGAGCTGGGCATCGAAGAAGATCCACAGTACCGAGGATTACATCCTCGCCGGGAGGTCGCTCGGCTTCTGGGTCTTCACGATCCTGATCGTCTGCTCGATCTGCAGCGGGATGACGCTGCTCGGCGTCAGCGGTTTCGGGTACGCATCGGGCTGGCCGGGCATCTGGGAGCAGATCTTCGTCCCGCTCGCGGCCGCGTTCTGCATCATCTTCTTCGGGGTGAAACTGAACGCCATCGGGAAGACGCGGGGCTACCTGACCGTCCAGGACTACCTTGCAGAACGGTTCGAGAGTCCGCGGGCGCTCAGAGGCCTCTCCGCCATCGCGGGCATCGTCGTCTCGCTGATCTACCTTGTCGGGCAGTACGCCGCAATCAGCATCGTCCTCGTCTGGCTCTTTGAGATCCCCCACTGGGAGGCGCTGCTCATCTCCGGGGTCATCATCACCGCCTACACGGTCGTCGGGGGACTCTACGCCGTATCCTGGACGACCCTCTTCCAGGGCGGGATCCTGATCCTCGGCGTCCTCCTGATGGCGCCGGCCGTCATCATGAGCGCCGGCGGGCTTGAGCATATCAATACCGTCCTTGCCGGGGTCGACCCGAACTTCGTCGAGCCCTGGTTCCCGAGCCCGGCCTACGCCCCCTACGCCTACGCGACGCCGGAGTTCCTGGTCTCGTTCGGGATCCTCCTGATGGTCGGGCTCGCCTGCGCCCCGCACGTCATCAATAACGTCCTCGCCGCAAAGGAAGCCCGGTTCTTCAAGTGGGCGCCGCTCATCGCGTTCGGCATCTACGCGGTCGTGATGTTCTTCGTCAAGTTCAGCGGGTTCGCCGTCCGGTCGCTCGTCGAGGAGGGGACGCTGGTGCTCCCGCAGGCCGTGAACGCGCAGGACTACTCCTTCATCGTCGGTGTCGAGCACGCGATGCCGAGCGTGGCGTTCTGGGCGTTCTTTGCGGTGATCGTCCTTGCAGCGGTGATGTCGACGACCGACCGGCTCATGCTCACCGTTGGGACCTCGTTTGCGTGGGACGTCTACAAGAACATTCTCCGCCCCTCGGCATCAGACAAAGAGGTGCTCCTCGTCTCGAAGGTCGCCATCGTCCTCGGTGCCGGCGGTACGCTCCTCCTCGCCATCAACCCGCCGGCGATGCTCGCCTGGCTGATCTGGATGGGCATCGGGGTGATGCTCGCGACGTTCGCGGTCCCGCTGCTCGCCGGGCTCTACTGGCGCGGCGCGACCGGACAGGGTGCGATTGCGAGCATGGCGACCGGGCTCGTCGCGGCCGGCGTCTTCGGCTACTACTCCAAGTTCGTAGGATCGCTTCCGGTGCACTTCAGCCTCTACGCGCTCATCCTCTCGGCCGTCGCGATGGTCGTCGTCAGCCTCATGACCGCGAAGAACTCCGCGGAGATACTCGACAATACCCGGACAGGCTGGTTCATCCAGTCGCCCGGCCAGCCTTCACGAAAGAGCAGCCCGGGAGAGACCCTGTTCGTCGACCAGGACTCCCCCCGCCGGCAGTAA
- the ilvB gene encoding biosynthetic-type acetolactate synthase large subunit encodes MKTGARTLIEALQREGVDTIFGYPGGVVLPIYDELYDSSIRHILVRHEQAAAHAADGYARASGRVGVCLATSGPGACNLVTGIATAYMDSIPVVALTGQVPTALLGNDAFQESDITGITMPVTKHNYLVKDANDLDQVIREAFYVARTGRPGPVLVDLPKDVSTSVVKGNRPLPETVSLRGYQPTYEGHVRQIDKAIDLLVGAERPLVYAGGGVVLSEASPELLEFIETAAVPVTTTLMGLGAVPGDHPLNLGMLGMHGTQSANYAVTECDLLIAVGVRFDDRVTGKIETFAPNAAVVHIDIDPAEIGKNKKVDVPIVGDVKAVLRAILRRMKKRGDTANWVARINTWKAQFPLRFRDDERLHPQYVVRQLSDVLQGEGIITSEVGQNQMWTALYYRFTKPRTWITSGGLGTMGYGFPAAIGAHFARPDLPVVDVAGDGSFQMNIQELGTVAHYKIPVKVVILNNMYLGMVRQWQELFYDRRYSYTELPPVDFVKIANAYGVEGIRVEEKGGVREAIETALATDGPFVLDFRVEREENVFPMVPAGAAINEMIGVREE; translated from the coding sequence ATGAAGACCGGAGCCAGGACTCTGATTGAAGCGCTGCAGCGTGAGGGGGTCGATACCATATTCGGCTACCCCGGCGGCGTGGTGTTGCCGATCTACGATGAACTCTACGACTCGTCGATCCGGCACATTCTGGTAAGGCACGAGCAGGCAGCGGCGCACGCGGCCGACGGCTACGCGCGCGCGAGCGGCCGCGTAGGAGTATGCCTTGCCACCTCCGGCCCCGGCGCCTGCAACCTGGTCACGGGGATCGCGACGGCCTACATGGACTCGATCCCCGTCGTGGCCCTCACCGGCCAGGTGCCGACCGCGCTGCTCGGGAACGACGCCTTCCAGGAGTCGGACATCACCGGGATCACGATGCCGGTCACAAAACACAATTACCTGGTCAAGGACGCGAACGACCTCGACCAGGTGATCCGGGAGGCGTTCTACGTCGCCCGGACCGGCCGGCCCGGCCCGGTGCTGGTCGACCTCCCCAAAGACGTCAGCACGAGCGTGGTGAAGGGCAACAGGCCCCTTCCCGAGACGGTCTCCCTCAGGGGCTACCAGCCCACCTACGAAGGGCACGTCCGCCAGATCGACAAGGCCATCGACCTGCTCGTCGGAGCGGAGCGGCCGCTCGTCTACGCCGGCGGCGGGGTGGTCCTCTCGGAGGCCTCGCCCGAACTCCTGGAGTTCATCGAGACGGCCGCGGTCCCGGTGACGACGACCCTGATGGGCCTCGGCGCCGTCCCCGGCGACCACCCGCTCAACCTCGGGATGCTCGGGATGCACGGCACCCAGTCGGCAAACTACGCGGTTACGGAGTGCGATCTCCTGATCGCCGTCGGCGTCCGGTTCGATGACCGCGTGACGGGCAAGATCGAGACCTTCGCGCCGAACGCCGCGGTCGTCCACATCGACATCGACCCGGCAGAGATAGGAAAGAACAAGAAGGTCGACGTCCCGATCGTCGGCGACGTGAAGGCGGTGCTCCGGGCCATCCTCAGGCGGATGAAGAAGCGCGGCGACACGGCGAACTGGGTCGCCCGGATCAATACCTGGAAGGCGCAGTTCCCGCTCCGGTTCCGCGACGACGAGCGGCTCCACCCGCAGTACGTCGTCCGGCAGCTCTCCGACGTCCTGCAGGGCGAGGGGATCATCACGAGCGAGGTCGGCCAGAACCAGATGTGGACCGCCCTCTACTACCGATTCACAAAACCCCGGACCTGGATCACGTCGGGCGGCCTCGGCACGATGGGCTACGGGTTCCCGGCAGCCATCGGCGCCCACTTCGCCCGGCCGGACCTCCCGGTCGTCGACGTCGCCGGCGACGGGAGTTTCCAGATGAACATCCAGGAGCTCGGGACGGTGGCGCACTACAAGATCCCGGTCAAGGTCGTGATCTTAAACAACATGTACCTCGGCATGGTGCGGCAGTGGCAGGAACTCTTCTACGACCGCCGCTACTCCTACACGGAGCTCCCGCCGGTGGACTTCGTCAAGATCGCGAACGCCTACGGGGTCGAAGGGATCCGGGTCGAGGAGAAAGGCGGCGTCAGAGAGGCGATCGAGACCGCGCTCGCCACCGACGGGCCGTTCGTCCTCGACTTCCGGGTCGAGCGGGAGGAGAACGTCTTTCCGATGGTCCCGGCGGGTGCCGCAATCAACGAGATGATCGGGGTGCGTGAGGAATGA